A single region of the Rhipicephalus microplus isolate Deutch F79 chromosome 10, USDA_Rmic, whole genome shotgun sequence genome encodes:
- the LOC142774869 gene encoding beta-galactosidase-like, with amino-acid sequence MAELSWLVFMLTIAWTSPGGESFFSHRRSFTVDYANNQFLIDGKPFRIISGSLHYFRVSRAHWKDRLLKMRFAGLNAVDVYAEWSGHEVEPGTFNFEGDYDLRAFLDVAKDVGLLVVFRPGPFICAERDNGGLPYWLLRIDPAMRYWSSDASFIKRVNKWFHVLLLLARPFLYKNGGPIVLVQVENEYGYYGMCDSVYMCHLVYLSTRYLGQDVVLFSTDEPNSTLYR; translated from the coding sequence ATGGCTGAGTTGAGTTGGCTTGTTTTTATGTTAACAATAGCTTGGACATCCCCAGGCGGCGAGTCCTTCTTCTCACACCGCCGCTCCTTCACCGTAGACTACGCCAACAATCAGTTCCTCATAGACGGCAAGCCCTTCCGCATCATTTCCGGTTCTCTGCACTACTTCCGCGTATCGAGGGCGCACTGGAAGGACCGCCTGCTAAAGATGCGATTCGCAGGCTTGAACGCGGTCGACGTCTACGCCGAGTGGAGTGGACACGAAGTGGAACCAGGCACGTTCAACTTCGAGGGAGACTACGACTTGAGGGCCTTCCTGGATGTCGCCAAGGACGTCGGCCTACTCGTCGTCTTCAGACCGGGTCCCTTCATATGCGCGGAAAGGGACAACGGTGGGCTGCCATACTGGCTGCTGAGGATTGATCCCGCCATGAGGTACTGGTCTTCGGACGCCTCCTTCATCAAACGCGTCAACAAGTGGTTTCACGTCCTGCTTCTCTTGGCCCGGCCGTTCCTCTACAAGAACGGCGGTCCCATTGTGCTCGTGCAGGTAGAAAACGAGTACGGCTACTACGGTATGTGCGACAGCGTCTACATGTGCCACCTCGTCTATCTGAGTACACGCTACCTCGGTCAGGACGTTGTGTTGTTCAGTACAGACGAGCCTAACTCCACCCTCTATAGGTAG